The window cataaaataagccgataccgataccgataccgatacccaaatatgggccgataccgccgattccgataccgataccgatgcatcggtacatctctagtttttattttctgtgtttcatattccttcactttcattaCACCAAGTCGCATTCATTTTCATCAGTGCGTGCTTACCAAGATTCATACCATTTCCCTGATTTTACAgattctttcctttaccttcctcgCTTTGCTCCTTCCTTTTTAATTAAATACAAACTTCTGAAGAGAAGAGTTTCTAGTCTTTCACTCTCACCCTTTGAAGTTGTTTGGTGCAGCgacgcactaccaccaccaccatcaccacattcacaccatcaccaccaccaccatcaccaccaacaacaacaacaacaacaaccagtgGTGACCCATCCTcggcacacacagacaaaggtgctcggaaagaaagtatcaggaaaaaaagtaatgaaaaaaatgcaagggaaaaaaatcatgaaaaagtaacagtagtaaattgatagaggaaaacaaagtgacagtggttacgttaggtttggttaggtcagaaacagaaacgaaaaacatgaaatatttttgctactatttcttctactttgctactattttccttttattttctttcttaatacctttttactgttacttttcccttatttttccatgtTGCTTTTTTTATTGCTACTCTCTGTCCTAGAATTCACAAATAGACACCGCATTCAACTCGGTGACTCTAAGGACAACCCACTCCGTGTAACAGACTCGTCGTGGCCGCCGGTGTACCTAGTGACACCAACCTACCGCCGCACCTCCCAACTGGCTGACCTGACCCGCCTGGCACAGACCCTCATGCTGGTGCCCGGCCTGCACTGGGTGGTTGTGGAGGATGCCGAGGTaggtcaccactcaccacactgtCCCGCTACCCGCACCTTATCAAGTTCGTTTAATCCATATGCTAATTAGAGACATCGAAAtaacgttgttgttttttttttttaacataatgCGGACAGTTTACCCTCAGACAACAAACTGTGGAAAGCGAAACGAGATTACTGATGCTTACACGTATCTGAGGTAGGGTTGAGTGAAACATGTTCATTGCATACGAAGGTCACATACAAACGTTACAGCTGATATAATACCAATGTTAGACTTCTGGGGGATAAAACTGTCTGAATATAAAAACTGTCATAACAATGCGCTAATGAGTTGTCCAGAAGACTTGTTTGTACAGCAGAACATCAAGGGGAAGCTGTTGATGACCAAACGAATATTGAGATAAGAGAACCCGAACAGTTTCAACCAAACTAACAGGCGCCTCAGTATAACCACTCAGCATGTGTTAATAGGACACAAATAAACTGTAACtgcttttcattccatttcattaACTACAAAGGCAAGGATCattacacacatgcatacatacacacaattcTCTGCATTCTCAGTAACAGTTCACCGTCATGTCGTGTTCAGCTCCTTCAGTATcaggatgcattttcatattcattctgtttactatttggagattttatacagcttcagaaacatatgtgagaactgaaatagtgaagactcgggccatcaatcttctgacctccatagacgtttcctaatgtaaataaatccatgataaaaatgtcttccaatactgaagggattaaagtgtgtgtgtgtgtgtgtgtgtgtgtgtgtgtgtgtgtgtgtgtgtgtgtgtgtgtgtgtgtgtgtgtgtgtgtgtatccttatCATACGTCTATAAGTAATGTTCCGTGGGTATTTCCTTCAACAATATACACCATGATGACCTCAGCGAACAGAGATCACAAAACAcgttaagatagatagatagagagctagatagatagatagagagagagagagagagagagagagagagagagagagagagagagagagagagagagagagagagagagtgtgtgtgtgtgtgtttgtgtgtcgtcAATAAAAATCCAGATAACAACTATGACAGAGTAGACGAAGAGTTacatttttatatatctttttttaatgaCAGGAACTTCAAAGCGTCAactacaatgtttttttttttgctatatcCGAAGAGGAGTTGTGACAAACACTAAATACTGTTCATGAGCGGACATATTGAACAGCCTCCTTATCAATTCCACTcttactcatttcttttctcccctcccctttctctctctctgtctctctctctctctctctctctctctctctctctctctctctctctctaccttttaaAGAGCCTCTATCCtccctatctcttcttcctcctcctcctcctcctcctcctcctcctcctcctcctcctcttcctcctcctcttcctcttcctcttcctcttcctcctcctcctcctgctcctcctcttcctcccccatgAATTATTACTACCATGGGTCACTGTCTGAAAGTGACCTATCCCTGGAACACGTcctggcgcacacacacacacacacacacacacacacacacacacacacaaacaaccagCACTAAGACACTTAACAACTTAGCATTGTTTTTACAGGCTGTGTTTAGAATGGTGAGGTGAAGTATTAGTCCATGGTTTGGGTAATAGATAGTTCAAGAGAGACGctattttgtgttcttgttatcttttattgttgttatactTAGGacctgtgctccatactttcaTCGCAAAGTCTAAGTTAATAAatatattctattctattcacacacacacacacacacacacacacacacacacacacacacacacacacacacattgttggtTATGTTAATCAGGAAGGGCAGCAACGTGACATCACATTTAAGtaacaccatcgccaccacaccatcatcaccactacagcctgaccatcaccatcaccattactatcaccaccaccaccacctctatctcCAAAAAGCCTACACTTTAGTAAGTAGATATCCATAACTGAAGTAAcccaaaaaataatagtaatatcaatagtagtagtagtagtagcagtagtaggagtagtagtagttgtgatggtaatagtagtagtagtagtagtagtagtagtagtagtagtagtagtagtagtagtagtagtagtagtagcagcagcagcagcagcagcagcagtagtagtagtagtagtagtagtagtagtagtagtagtagtagtaataataataaataataataataataataataataataatgataataataataataacaataatagtaataacaataatagtagtaataataataatcgccaTCACCATCTTCAACATCATCACCCTCATAACATGAATACCAATAACAAACATGAATAATACTACTCACACTACCTGTTTCTTATCATTGCATGTACACGAAGTTTTGCAAAGTAAGTCTATTCATGTCTACATATTTCGTCGGATTCTTCATCCTTTTGATTCTCGAGGTCAGCGTTCCTTATTTTCCCGAAAcacatcttttcattctctatacAGCAATAAAACTACTGATAAAATGCAAGACGCGTTGAGATCAGGTGACAAAAATGTGTTTGAAATCATTTTTGGTTATGTTGTGGCGGGATGCGTGCCTCACCATGCAGGGAAACAGGAATGAGGAAACCGTGGTGGCTTGACAGTGGATGACAATTATAATGAAACTCAGTGACCTTAATATCTTGATGACTAAACTGACGACTGAGTGGCGGATGGCTGAAAAGGACACATTAACCAAGTTTGTTAGTGCTGAATCAGTATGGAACTTAATAAGGTAAGAGAAATCTATTGACACAACGAATGGctgataattatatatatatatatatatatatatatatatatatatatatatatatatatatatatatatatatatatatatattggtataTTTTACACGTTTCCTAtgaatttgttttctttactattaaATGAAAAGGCCTATCACCAAGAAATGTCATATTAATTAACAATTAAAGCAATAAATGTCAACACTTATATCTTCATCCAGGAAAAAAACAGTGGTATTGCGATTAATGTATAAAAGTATGAGGAGATATTGTAATGTGGCGATAAGCATATGAGATGAGAAGATAGTAAAAGAAGATAACAATACgagaaagcaaaacaaggaGGAGATATTAGAGGATATGATAAGGTAGAGTAGGAATGGAAAATATTAACACgagatggaagaggatgaaaagataagaaaaggaaatgagaacaggagagcataaagaaaattataacgaaagtggagagagagagagagagagagagagagagagagagagagagagagagagagaaactgaaggatGGTTGCGAATTAGAAATATGAGAACACACTGATATgtgctcatgtgtgtgtgtgtgtgtgtgtgtgtgtgtgtgtgtgtgtgtgtgtgtgtgtgtgtgtgtgtgtgtgtgtgtgtgtgtgtatacacgtGTGCGTCAGTTGAGACATCAAACATGCAAATGAGAGAATACGTGAAGCTATCTAGACCAGACAATATTGCATTGATAAATACATTGCCATTATATCACGAATATCAACACGTGTGTGCAATATAATATGCTTTGTATGTAtgcgagtatatatatatatatatatatatatatatatatatatatatatatatatatatatatatatatatatatatatatatatatatatatatatatatatatatatatatatatatatatatatatatatatatatatatatatatatatatatatatatatatatatatatatatatatatatatatatatatatatatatatatatatatatatatatatatatatatatatatatatatatatatatatatatatatatatatatatatatatatatatatatatatatatatatatatatatatatatatatatatatatatatatatatatatatataaacacacacacacacacacacacacacacactgacgaacAATACAAAACTAGGGATATGGGctgttttcagaggccacaAAAATTATTAATTACATTCTCGACATTTCACACACGCGCGCGGGCGtttgtcttttgtgtgtgtatgtgtgtgtgtgtgtgtgtgtgtgtgtgtaatacactgtttgatctgctgcagtctctgacgagacagccagacgttaccctacggaacaagctcagagctcattatttccgatcttcggataggcctgagaccaggcacacaccacacaccgggacaacaaggtcacaactcctcgatttacatcccgtatctactcaatgctaggtgaacaggggctacacgtgaaaggagacacacccaaatatctccacccggtcggggaatcgaaccccggtcctctggcttgtgaagccagcgctctaaccactgagctaccgggccgtgtgtgtgtgtgtgtgtgtgtgtgtgtgtgtgtgtgtgtgtgtgtgtgtgtgtgtgtgtgttatagcctatagcgcctatagGCATACTTCAAGATTATGTGGAAAGCGCTGTTcaccttccacccattagtggtgcaggcaatttttattgatagtggtacccatattagagcccatatcaccacccaagcgcatctgtgtgtgtgtgtgtgtgtgtgtgtgtgtgtgtgtgtgtgtgtgtgtgtgtgtgtgtgtgtgttattccatTCGTGATGCAGAATCATTTCAAAGTTTTCactgaaatcatgaaaataacttaaagataataatgataataataacagtgttTTAAAGTACCAGAGATACAATTGACGTTTGAAAATGTTTGACAAAGTATACAGGAACCTTGTAGCCTGAGGGTGCTTGTGGCGCAACAAAGAAGAGATGATGCCTCGAAtaaacagcgagagagagagagagagagagagagagagagagagagagagagagagagagagagagagagagagagagagagaataccagaAACTACAAGGGAAGtatacagaaaagaaagggagcagCATCAAATGTCTTCTTTAAACAGCACAAGTATGGTTGTATCACATTTCCTTTCACGTCAACCTGATTCTCCCTGAAGCAACAAGGAAAGTCTTGAATCTCCTCACTCACAGAGCTAAGCCACCAGCCAGTGTCCACCTAAACACATCACAAACTCTCATTAAAACACCTTGACTAATCCCACAATCAATCTGAATAAACCCCACAACATCTTTTACTCGCTTTCACTCAATATCAATCACTCCAGATAGACCTGATGCAGTACAAGTTATTCTCAGTCACCCTGATTTGCTACCAGTCCACTCGATACGGTAACAAGTCCACCTGAATCACTATGAATCTCTCTGCTTCTCCATCTGGAATTACAATGAAGAAAGCTGCTACTATTTCCAGAGGTCACGAAACGGTCTCACGTTATTGGTAGTCATAAGGTGTTGCCTCTACGTCTACAACAGCACCTCCatacttcccttccttaccgAGGTGCTCGCTGGGACACACGAGAAACTTCCTCCAAATGGTGAAAGCCACTTGCAGCATCACATCCCAAGAAGTGACGAATAAAGATCTACACAGTATTTCCACGTCCCCTTCCATGCATCATCACAAATCTTCTCTGTTTTATCGTctaacttttatttactttattttttctacccgTGATATCTGATATTTCTTCGACCTCTTAACTATCTAATCAGATCACTAACTGACTAATAAAGGAGAGCAGACCAATAACTGTTAAAGATTTAGAAGAGTCCTATCCTCCCCACTGACCCTCCACATCTTTCGACCTCCCCTCCACAAGTTCCCCCTAGAGTAGCCTCCTCCAGAAGCAATAACACCAGTTTAAGTTTTCACGTCGCTGGAAGGGTCTGGTCTAGATttaattcatttccttcttttgcttcctcttcctctttcacctcctcctcctcctcctcctcgtccttctcttgctcctctccttttctttctccttccgcgTTTTCCGGCgtcgtggtggcggcggcggcaggataGCAGCGGAACGGACGAGCGACGCCGGAATGTGGAATGAAGTACCAGATGGCGTCCCTTGAATGTTCATGACGGGGTTGAACGGTCGTCCGGTTGGTTatccctcccccctttctctcctttcctctccccaaaCGCCCTCCTTCTCGCCTTTCCCCCCACTCCCGCAagtcctgtctctccctccctctgcctccttctctctctctttttgaacATCACTGCGGGAGTCGCTTAATAATAGATCGAACATGACCCGGGATCCCCTGTACATTAAGAAGACGCCCGGTAAGTTTCTGCCCACGCCACGCTATGCTTCTCCACGCCGGCGACCCTCGTTAATAGGCTAATGAGGCGGCCCGAGTCTCCAGGTGTAGCAAGAGAGGCCTACTGATGACTTGCATACAAAGGCTGGCAAATGACTTGTATGGTGGTAGTGAACGAGacgacggggagagagagagagagagagagagagagagagagagagagagagagagagagagagagagagagagagagagagagagagagagagagagagagagagagagagagagagagagagagagagagagaattcaacaATAGATTATTTATATGGACAAAATGACAATAGAAGTATATGGATAAAGCAGCAACAAGGACGAGCTGCACGCTACGGTACTCCTTTTACatgcaaagaaataaagaaaagaaaaataacaatatagtGAAGGTAGTGAAGAGTGTTTCCATGACCTATACCGAAGAATCCTTACCATAAACATACATACTCGGGcgttccttcatccttcatcccTCACCTCATTACCAGAAAGATTTCCCTCTGCCTGGTACAGCATGTAAGGGGTTTTTAGTAATTCTGGAACGAAACTACAGATTGCATAGACAAGGCAAGGCCGGGGTAACGCCAATTAGCAGACGTTTGCGCTAACCTCGCGGGCTTCGGCAAATTGTGGAATAACTAATTTGTCGATGTCGGCAGGTGAGGAGCGAGACAGTGGCTGAACTTCTGGATCGGACAGGTCTTCGGTACACCCACCTGGCCGCCACCAAGCCGCCTCACTATAAGAAGAAGTTTTTGGGTCGCGGCGTCTTCAGCAGGTGAGTGTGTTGATGGGGAAAACGAGGATACGACACAAAgaagataatgacaataacagcacTTAGGTAAAGGCTAATTGTGATGTGCTGCATCCAGTGAACCCTGCTGGCCCCCGGGACACAGGAGTTATTTCTTTGCGTATTACCGGCCGGACACCTCTGGATTCACATTTCGTGGTCAGCTTGTTCTCCACGATGCATGCATGGCGGAAGGCGAAAAGCACGGTGAGGCAGACCCGGCACGGCTTGTCTTCTTGAAAAATAACACCCTTCTATCAGTAacattttcaccattttttagAATATCACAATGTCAGCTCACATAAGAAAAGAATCGTGGAGCATCGTTTGTAGACCTAGTAACAATAGTCATCTTCTGGCAAGGCGATAGGAATCAATTTTCATAATAATATTGTACTTAAGTAGCAGTTATATATTAATATGCACTTCAACAGAATCTCAGATACCATAATTTCATTTATGAGAGGCTGTAATAGCATAACGAGAGCAGAGAACACCGTTGTTGTGATCTGAACACTTATTTACACGCTACATTTTCACGCGGTGGAATCCGAGAGAGTCTTAATTTGCGTTTGGATCATGAAGTGGGCTGGGTTTAGATCATCACAGTGACATAAATGCCTTCAGATCAACAAAACATATTAATAGAAATTCAAAGTAAGGATGATGACATGCCACataaaccacacacaaacagtcaATAAAGTTCttatacatgaaaaatattTGTACATTAAAAGATGTGTACAAAAATATTTCATTGTACGTATTGAAAAGTTCATTTCCAACAAGTGTCTCATGTTCCTGTGATCACTCACGCGTAGCTCGATGCTGCAACACTACGACACCAAGCGTGAGAAACACGGTAGCTTATTATGAGACAGGTTAGGATAtctaaaaagaaagacgagtaGGAATAGTAACGAATGAGTGAAAAGTGTAGCTGAGGAGTGAAAGCAGGTGGTGAGCATGTCAAGTATGGCTTGAGGTATGAGAGCATGCCAACAAGCAGGTATACATGACATATAAGTACAGCAACAAGACCAGAAATGAGTGTGCTAGCAACATGAGGCGGCAGGGAGAGCATACTAACAAGCAGGGACAGCAGCAGCGGGGGCCAGTTCGGTGATAAAGTGCATTTAGTAAACGAGCGACAAGTGGGTGGCGTGGGAAAGACGACAGCACAGTACATGCCGCCGTTATTCCCAGACGCGAGGGGTTGCGCTGGCTGAGGCAGCACGCTATGGAGGGCGTTCTTTATTTCGCTGACGACGACAACACCTACGATGTCAGAATCTTCCATGAGGTACGACTTACACTTACCTCATCCCTCAAtctctccttgatgctccattGTTACAATTACGACTACCGAATTTGCTTCAGAATTCGTCGCTTTGTTGCTCGATATGTTGACGGAAAtgttataaaaataaaatataaagaaaaaaatgcatagtCGATAGGTTCCAGTTACAAGATAAaaatctctatatatatatatatatatatatatatatatatatatatatatatatatatatatatatatatatatatatatatatatatatatatatatatatatatatatatatatatatatatatatatatatatatatatatatatatatatatatatatatatatcgctaGCGCAAGAATTATTACCTAATAATTCCATGTGACATGCAACGCTTGAAGCAAACATCAAAGCTCGTTTGTGAGGTGCACGTGTGATGGCCACAGATTCGGCGGACCCAGCGGGCGTCGGTGTTCCCAGTGGGCATGATCCAGCAGCTGGGCATTAGTTCCCCCGTGGTGCGAGACGGAAAGGTGGTGAAATTCCATGACAGCTTTCAGGTGAGTGAGGCAGCAGGGAGTTACGCATGGCCGTGGCAGCTGGTGCTGGGACTCCAACATTCAAATGAAATAGTAGGCACGGATCATTCtttatagaagaaagaaaggaaacgaatgTGTGAAGATGACAGGGAGAATACTAAAACTGGATAAAATGCAAGGGTGACAGGCAGGATGATGATGTGCGGGAGAGAGCGCTGGTGTGGAATAGGACCAAGGATTAAACGAGATAGAGGGTCTTAAGGGGGCAGACCGGCAGGGGTGGAAAACGTTGGTCGGGAGTGTGATGAAAGATTATAAATGTTGCTAAATACAAGAGCAGGTGGCATTTGCGGCGAAGATCGAAGGCTGGGGCGTCATGGGTAGAGCCTCCGTGTCAAGCATAAGGGCCTCTTGGTTGTGGAGGAGCCGATCCTTTCTGCTGCCACCTCTCCCCAGCATGCCACTTCCATCTAACAGTGCAGTGTGCAGCGGGAGTCACTGTTGCCACGCTCATGGTGGTGTAGGACTGTTCCAACCCTGAGCACATGACTGCCCTGGCAATTGCACACATGAATTTAAATGTCAGCATTTTCTGACAGGCAGGAAGAAAGTTTGCTCTGGACATGGCTGGCTTTGCGGTGAACCTACGCTTGCTGCACGCCAACCCTCAAGCCACCATGCCGGAACGAATCTCCTTCTTGGAAGATGGTTTCTTAAACAACTCCATCTCGAGCTGGACGAACTGGAACCTCTCGCGTCAGGCTGTACGGAAGTGAGTCTCTCTCTGatggtcctgtgtgtgtgtgagaggaacgGGGGAGGTCATCCTCTGTAAACAGTTGGGTAAATGGCTAGTGCTCCTGATAATTTGAAGTTAATTTTCATTTAAAAGTACTAACCTATCTATCAGTAGAGACACTGACGAACTGTTACATCAATCAAACACTTGGAAGCtttaaaagtgaaggaatacAGTTTAAATAgcgaaatatttgaaaaaaaagggaagatagaCCAGTATAGCTAATGTTGACTGTCGTCTTGACCCAAGCTATCCCTCATTGCAAGAATTAGTTACGGAATTTGAATTACGGAAattatgcgagagagagagagagagagagagagagagagagagagagagagagagagagagagagagagagagagagagagagagagagagagagagagagagagagagagagagagagagagagagagagagagagtcatgacaaacagactgacagaaagAGAATGAACGAGGTCCCACTGATTCCTATGACAGACATGGTTAACAGGAACATGTGTGCCACCTGGCCGCCGTGAGGGGAATGAGTACAGCAGCACCGACGTGAAAGACATGACAGTCGCAAGAGGGTCAATAATCAACAGTCATTCTTCGCACTCCAcaacacagacaaataaatcCACAGTTAACGGTTCCTGATGCATACACTTGTTAACCTTCACCAAAAGAATATATCAGACTAGCATGAACAGTCCCGTTTCAGCGGTAACTCGTTGGCATATGAAAATGAAGGGTGGAATACATTGATAACTTAAGCATAGGGGAGGACTCTTCCCATAACAGAAACTTGTGTAGTTGCCTATTGCAGACTGATGCCCAACTTGTGAACTTTTACCCTTTGTCTGAACAGGTAGGCCTTACTG of the Portunus trituberculatus isolate SZX2019 chromosome 42, ASM1759143v1, whole genome shotgun sequence genome contains:
- the LOC123517567 gene encoding LOW QUALITY PROTEIN: galactosylgalactosylxylosylprotein 3-beta-glucuronosyltransferase S-like (The sequence of the model RefSeq protein was modified relative to this genomic sequence to represent the inferred CDS: inserted 1 base in 1 codon), which gives rise to MMHWRAWHEVLWVMVVMETLLLVAGMHWLVSYRARWCARGRDDVMEESEHSSWPPVYLVTPTYRRTSQLADLTRLAQTLMLVPGLHWVVVEDAEVRSETVAELLDRTGLRYTHLAATKPPHYKKKFLGRGVFSRREGLRWLRQHAMEGVLYFADDDNTYDVRIFHEIRRTQRASVFPVGMIQQLGISSPVVRDGKVVKFHDSFQAGRKFALDMAGFAVNLRLLHANPQATMPERISFLEDGFLNNXHLELDELEPLASGCTEVLVWHTRTQSSAPPLLKNLPEEDMDTNLDTLYRNMLR